One genomic region from Microcella humidisoli encodes:
- a CDS encoding Nif3-like dinuclear metal center hexameric protein, translated as MTTLAEVAVVVERLWPRAGAESWDAPGLLSGDPAAAVGRVVLAVDAVAATVDEAIELDADLLLVHHPLLLRGVTTVAESTAKGALLARLIRGRCALIAAHTNADIVATGTSARLADLLGLQDAVPIVETAPGLGLGRVGALPVPTTLGALARRLASILPATATGVRVAGEFDRPVQTIAVCGGAGDSLLSEPAVLGADVYVTADLRHHPASESVESARVAGGPALIDVSHWASEWLWLETAAGELRAALPGVEVVVSELRTDPWDFVVVQ; from the coding sequence GTGACGACACTGGCCGAGGTCGCGGTCGTCGTCGAGCGACTCTGGCCGCGCGCGGGGGCCGAGTCGTGGGATGCTCCCGGCCTGCTGAGCGGCGACCCCGCTGCCGCTGTCGGGCGCGTGGTGCTCGCCGTTGATGCCGTGGCCGCGACCGTCGACGAGGCCATCGAGCTCGACGCCGACCTGCTGCTCGTGCACCACCCTCTGCTGCTGCGCGGCGTCACGACGGTGGCCGAGTCGACCGCGAAGGGTGCGCTGCTCGCGCGGCTCATCCGCGGCCGGTGCGCGCTCATCGCGGCCCACACGAACGCCGACATCGTCGCGACCGGAACGAGCGCCCGGCTCGCCGACCTCCTGGGGCTGCAGGATGCGGTGCCCATTGTGGAGACCGCGCCCGGGCTCGGCCTGGGCCGGGTCGGCGCGCTGCCCGTGCCGACCACGCTCGGAGCCCTCGCGCGGCGGCTCGCGAGCATCCTGCCCGCCACGGCAACCGGCGTGCGCGTGGCCGGAGAATTCGACCGGCCCGTGCAGACGATCGCCGTCTGCGGGGGAGCGGGCGACTCGCTGCTCAGCGAGCCGGCGGTGCTCGGCGCCGACGTCTACGTGACCGCCGACCTGCGCCACCACCCCGCGAGCGAGTCTGTCGAATCGGCGCGCGTCGCGGGCGGACCGGCCCTCATCGACGTCTCACACTGGGCGAGCGAGTGGCTGTGGCTCGAGACCGCCGCCGGCGAACTGCGCGCGGCGCTGCCGGGCGTGGAGGTCGTCGTGAGCGAGCTGCGCACCGACCCGTGGGACTTCGTGGTCGTACAGTAG